Part of the Haliotis asinina isolate JCU_RB_2024 chromosome 8, JCU_Hal_asi_v2, whole genome shotgun sequence genome is shown below.
CCAACACAAGTGGTCGATATTTACTTTACAGGGATTGTTTTAGGCTCCATTATTCACCAGAATGTATGGCTTGCTGGACTGTGTCCGTCCAACAATATAGATAATGAATTCAAGCTAGTGGGTCAGGTCAAAgtcaacacaaatatatcaaacgGTTCTCTGCTTTATTGGTGGAGTGTTCTGCTCATGTCGATGATGCTTGCCTGTAGGTCTAGCTGAGTGCATTCCTGAAGTGAAGTGtcgctggctggctggctggctggttggAGTTGTCGACAATCTGCATTTGGAACATTATTGACTTTTCTGCACAGAAGTCAAAGATGAAAGTAGAAACCATTACAAAATCTAGTGTTGGATTCAATCGTAATATCGAGTTGGAAGAGGAGTCTTTCCCTTCCATTGAGGATAAACTGAAACCGCTTTTAGTTTCTATGAAAATATTTGGGATATATTTTGATCCAACACAAGCGAAAAACAAAGTGGAACCATCGGAAACATATCCTTCACCGGCCAGACCACCTGGATGGTGGCGCTCCGTCAACCGTCTGTACTGTTACACCGTTCTCATCTTACTGTGGTTCAACTTTGGTCGATGTGCAGTTGGGCTGTTCCCTCTTGATGAAGGTTTGCCACTGCGGATTATCACAACGTCGTGGATGTTGCTTTGTGTTCTTAACGCTACAATTATAGTCGCTTCATGTCAGAAGCTTACACACCTTCGTTCTTTCTACAAGCACTGGAATTCCATGTCCCAGTGCCATTTAACATATTACATGACGTCTGCTTTTAAAGTTCCTGATCAGCGTCAGATTGTGAGATTTGGTACAGCCACTGGCTGGTTTCTCAGTCTTATTAACATCGCTGCTATCTACATCTTCATGTTTGGCGACTTACCAGTCTCTCCTGCTTACATCCAAGCGATGGTCCGACCATTCCCAGCGTCCATATGGGTAGCCATCTTCCACGTGATTCTGCACGTCTTTCAGTCGGGGGCCTGGCTTTTTCCGGTTGTTTTAATTGCTGTTTTCGCTCGAATCCTGCGAGCACAGTTCATACATTTAGGAAAGATCTTATCAAAGAAGATTGATGAAGCTGATGGACACTTCCCCGATCAACTTCCAGAACTCAGATTTCACTACACCCAACTGTGCCAGGCTGTGGAGATCGTGAACAGAAGCTTCAAATGGCTTCTGGGAGTGCGTTTCATTCTTGACATATTTCTGGCCTGTTTTGTCTCCTATCAAATTATCAACGGACCATCGGACACATTTGTCATTGCAGTCAATGTATTCTGGCTCGCAGGTGATGTTGTTGGCATCCTTGTGCCAGCAATGTGCAGCGCTGATGTTCACGAAGCAGTAAGTAATATGACATACTGAGCATTGAGGGACTGAGTCGTTTTATCATTAAGCAGATGAGGGGTCGGGTAAGTGGGTTATGGTGGAGATGGTTCCAGTGGGTGTATGGAGAGTGTTTTAGGGGTGGGATGACGTTTGAGGTCCTTGTCTACTGTTGCAATGAAATTCAGTATCTCAGGTCACAAGCAAGAAACCATTTCGCATACAGTTTGTCTATTTCAGTattgataatttactgaagtTGCTGAACATGTGTTAAACAAACGGAAATAATTCACAAGACAGACCTAAaataatatctctctctctctctctctctctctctctctctctctctctctctctcactctctctctctctctctctctctctctctctctctctctctctctctctctctctctctctctctcattgtTTCGGAGGTCTATTGGCGTGTTCACTATAAGCGCCGCATACCGCTGAGATTCACCCAGTTGTTCCATACGATACAGACTGTATTTCACATGACGCTTTGTATAAATACTCCAAGATGTTAATTAAATGTGCTTCATTATGACACTTGATTTGTTTCTCttcatttgttgttttgacAGACTACGGACGATATACACAACATTAAATCAGTTGTCATCAATTATATTATCTTTTTTCCCATTTCCCCTGGCGGCAGTAATGTCAAACAAAACCCACATAAATGTGATGTCTTGTTGGTATATCGTCTTCAGCTAACCGATTCATGTTCGACAGGTTACGAGTTCTACAAATATAAGACTTGTTCTATGAAGCAACTGCAAAACTAACTAACATTGCTACTGGGGCTATGGACTGGGCACCCTTAGGGACCAGTTTCAAAGTTCAGTGTaggattgaaaataatacacccTTAGGTTCGGAACATACCAAATCTGTCAGAAAGAATGACAAATATGTGTTCGCCCTACTACATGCATTTTAACGTAACATGAACGTGTATCGCTGGGCCATTCTTAAGGTGAGACACTAATGGACGAAAGGATGAACATTCGGCAAGTGGTGAATAAGATAATGGGAGATACTCTCAATTCAGGCACTGGAAATGTAAGACTTGGTCATGCCATCGTGCCTGAAACTGTGCTTTCACAGAATTTCTGTTGAACAATTTTGTGGCTGTTGGTAAGCAGACTCTGGGTTTTAGCAGGACCAGGTATGTAACTTCCAGAACAACAATAGCTGAATCAGGAATAGAAAGCTTGACTCCTCGTACCTAGGATATTctcacggctgcaagtgctttGGACAGGTCATGTcgtgtttgatatttattaattCCATCAGTTTgggatttttttctgtttgttgagACAGTGACGATCTAAACGTGCATGcttatgtgcaaactatgtgcaTAGCTGTCAACAAACGTGCCTAAATGTGTTACAAACGTGCATACCTGTGTACAAACGGGCATCCTTGTGTAGAATCGTGCATGCCTGTGTACAAAC
Proteins encoded:
- the LOC137295303 gene encoding uncharacterized protein, translating into MYFYPISQTRFISAVISGVAGWLAGWLELSTICIWNIIDFSAQKSKMKVETITKSSVGFNRNIELEEESFPSIEDKLKPLLVSMKIFGIYFDPTQAKNKVEPSETYPSPARPPGWWRSVNRLYCYTVLILLWFNFGRCAVGLFPLDEGLPLRIITTSWMLLCVLNATIIVASCQKLTHLRSFYKHWNSMSQCHLTYYMTSAFKVPDQRQIVRFGTATGWFLSLINIAAIYIFMFGDLPVSPAYIQAMVRPFPASIWVAIFHVILHVFQSGAWLFPVVLIAVFARILRAQFIHLGKILSKKIDEADGHFPDQLPELRFHYTQLCQAVEIVNRSFKWLLGVRFILDIFLACFVSYQIINGPSDTFVIAVNVFWLAGDVVGILVPAMCSADVHEAVSNMTY